From the Deinococcus gobiensis I-0 genome, the window CTGAACACCAGCACCCCGCTGCGGGTGTCCCAGGCGCGGCCCCGGCGGCCCCGGCCCCCGGTCTGGCGCTCGGCCACGCACACCGCGCCGTGCGGGGCGGGGGCGTGCGCGTCGTCGGCCCAGGCGCGGATCTCGTCCTGGGTGCTGCCCACCGTCCCGGCGTAGCGCATCGCCCGCCCGAACTCGCCGCGCACCCCGACCAGGGCCGGCACCGGCGTGCCCGGCTCGAGGGCGTACCCGGCGCGCGAGATCCGCAGCGGCACGCCGCTCTGTTCCAGACGGTGGGCCAGGGTGCTGACCGTCACGCGGTTCACGCCCAGCAGGGCGCCCAGCGCCTCGCCCGACTGGGGCTGGTCACTGAGGAGGGGAAGCAGACGCTGGGGCATTCGGTTCTGTGTTTTACGGGAAAAGCCGAACGGAAGGCAACTGGACCGGGTCCAGAGATCGCGCGGCGGCCCCGTCCGGCACACCGTGAGCAGGATTCCGGCAAGCGTGGAGCGGGTTTGCTAGAGTGCGGCATTATGACGATGGTGCGGCAAACCAAGCAGCGCGCGGCGGTGATCGAGGTTCTGCGGACATCGCGCGCCCATCCCGACGCGGCCGGGGTTCACGCGGCCGTGCGCGAGCAACTGCCCAGCGTGAGCCTGGGAACGGTGTACCGCACCCTCGACGCCCTGGTCCGTGACGGCGTCCTGGTCACCATCGAGCGTGCCGGGCAGGCGACCCGCTACGACTACCGCCACGAGGGCGAGGAACACCACCACGCGGTGTGCCGGGGTTGCGGCGCGATCTTCGACGTGGAGGTCGGCGCGCTGCCCTACCTGCCCCGGGCCGCGCTGCCCAGCGGCTTTCAGGTGACCGACGTGCGCCTGGAGTTCATGGGCATCTGCCCCGGTTGCCTGGAGCGCCCGAGCAACTGACCTCCCTGCGCCGCGCCGGCAGCAGAGCAACCTGTCCCCCCAGCGCGGCGCTACGCTCGCAGGCATGACCGCGCCGCTTTCTCCTGTCCCCGAACCGCAGGCCTTTCCGGCCTACCGGCTGCGCGAGTTCCTGCCGGCCTTCTTGCTGGGCTGGGGCCTGGGCGCGCTCCTGACCTTCGGGGTGCGTGCCCTGGGCGACGCCCTGCTGACCACCCCCTGCGCGGGCCGCACGCTGCTCTCGCTGGCGATGCCGCTGCTGCTGGGGCCGGGCGGCCTGGGCTTCACGGCCCTGAGCTGGCGCCGCCCGCGCCGCGCCGCCCTGGGGCTGGGCCTGGTGGTCGCCTCGCTGATGCCGGCGCTGTACGTGGGCGCGCGCGACATCGGCGAGCTGCGCACGACCGGCTGCGCGGGCGGCTACGTGGTGCTGGCGACCCCGGGCACCCGCTCGGTGAGCACGCTGTCGCTGCGCGGCGGCGAGTCGCGTGAGCTGACCGGACGCATCGGCGGCTATACCCCCCAGACCCACCCCGGCACCTTCCGGCTCGCGGCCCAGAGCAGCACCCCCAGCGTGGTGGTCACGCTGCCGAAAGCGGCGGTACGGGCGGGCGAGGTCTTTCCGGTGCAGGTCACGGTCCTGAAGGGCGCGGCCATCAACACCTTCACGGCCGGCGTGCAGGCCACCCAGACGGCCCCGGACGGCCGGACGCTGGCCGCCGACGGCACGCTGGAAATCGACGTCCGGCCCTGAGCCGCGCGCCGGCCTCCATTCTTGACCCGGCCTTCAGAAACCCGCCAGCCTCACCGTTCGGCCGGTCCCGAGCGCGTAT encodes:
- a CDS encoding Fur family transcriptional regulator, with the protein product MTMVRQTKQRAAVIEVLRTSRAHPDAAGVHAAVREQLPSVSLGTVYRTLDALVRDGVLVTIERAGQATRYDYRHEGEEHHHAVCRGCGAIFDVEVGALPYLPRAALPSGFQVTDVRLEFMGICPGCLERPSN